CTGCCCCCTTCTGAGTGCTGCACCTCCTCTCATCGCTGACTGTCAGCGCCGCGTCTTTTAACAATGTCACTTATTCCATCCATTACTTGTCTGACTACATTATCTCTTTTACTAAATATAGTACAATAAAGCGCGTCTTTGGGTCCAACATGTGTAGATTACTGTTGATTATACATTATCACACAGTCTGATTGTATATAATCTTTTGAGAGCCTGCAGAAAAGTGGATGACACAAAGGGTTTGCAAAATATTATATGTGGGTCTGAAATAAAGAGGCGTTGACCgagttttttctttgtgcttttgttCATACTGAAATTGTAATTGAAGACTATATGGTTTCAATTTCTAAAGCAGCTCAGTGATATTAAAAAACAGCAGGTTAAGGAAGATGTTTGCACATTTTACCCAAAATGTATTGACTGTGGAGTTGATATTTTTTGATCGATACACATTTGGTGCAATTTTTTACAGCAGCAGTTTGTGAGGGGTTTGTCAAAATAAACTAGAGTTGCTGTAAACATGGTAATATTGCCACATGTTTGAAAGTTGAATGTGTCAGAAGAGAAATGGCAATTTTTTGCAAACTTGAATATAATGTAGCGCAGTTAATAGTATTCAGGACCATAACCTTGACAGCAATATACCTGAGTGTTTCCTTAATATCTGATGTTTGAGGATTTTAACACAACAATTGAGCATGTTTCAGGATCATTTTGACAACAAACTTAAATTAATGAAATTAATGGGCCTGGATTTTTTAggaaaaaagaataacaaaaatGACACATGTATCTatgggaaatgtttttttcttgataATGTCATGCACAGATTTACTGGGCTAACTGTGCAAAACTATTGGTGTTGTCTTCATCtaaagaggaagatgagaggAATAAACTAAGGGAACAGCCAAAGCACATAAAATAGCTTTTTATTCAACATGTAATAGAATACAGTCAGTGtcgtttttattattaataccCGGTGCTGCTAAAAGTGATTTGGCTCacaaaggagagaaaaataacAGAATAACCAAACATATGACaggaagacagaaagagaaagcaagAGGAGCGTACTCATTCTTCAAAAAAGCCAAAGCGGGACGATTACAACATTGTTCAAGAGGTGGATCGTGGAGATGAGGCACAATGCTCTCAAGCAGAACATGAAAAAGGAcagagagcgacagagaggaTGGATTCATATTTTTATGAAGAGAAAAGGTGGATAGGACAAATTGTTCCTGCTTTTCTACAATACAGCTTGGTTTGTGACAAAGGAAAACGGGGGCCATTGTACCATTGTCCCAATGATTGGTATAATGTCGTgaaatgtcttattttttaCAACAACAGTGCTGCAGAGGACAGACGGTCTGTTTTAGGTCCACTGttacaaacaaagcaaatgtagtgctgcagctgctcagcTATGGTTTCTATGGGAGATGATTATTTGGTGGTTTTCTATTTCATATCACACAAATCTTAGAAATCTCCATAcctatgaaaagaaaaacacaatagtAAATAGAAATAGATTAGAAGACATGCAATGAAAAGCTTCGCCGTGAAAGCTGCGAGCACAAAAGGATATTTTTGAAATGAAGATAAAGCATGAACCCAAATAACTAGACGTTATCCTCTCTGATGCTGGCGTATTGCTGCTGACCTATTGATTCTGGTTCAATTCCCTCAACTAGTAGCAAATTGTTAGAATGAGAAGAAAACTGTATAGTGTCAAAGCAATTATCAACAATTTCTCATTTGAAGCAGCTCATTACTCATAAATAACAAGATATTACATGATTCTACCATGCTGCATCTCAACCACGGCCCATTAACCTGCATCATcagacaataataatacaggTTGAAATCACGCCACTATCTCCTCCACTCTGCTTGGGGCTTTAATGAAATCTGATGCTGTTGCGATGCACTTTCTCTTATTGCTTTTAAAGCTTTAATTATGGAGACTGCAAAGGGGGTTGGTATGTTACCAGTTAAATTCAAATAGAGTACAATTAGACATTGGCATAGATCAGGTATACAAAAAACAGTATGGTTctttcatattttatatatttaaatgacttgttattgccaaaataaaacatttgttaaGATGTGCTTTAATGTAAGTTTCAGTGTGTATGTGACTCACTCGGCGTCATCAGCTGTGGGTACGTTATAGCTCTGGAACAGCGGCTGCATGAAGAGCCCCAGCGTTCCCACCAGACACACCAGGATGAAGATCCACAGGAACAGCCGGTCTATCACCATGGCTACGTACTTCCAGTCCTCTATGATCTGGAACCAAACCAACAAGTTGCAGATTGTTAATACAGATCAAATCATGACTACAAAGTCAATTAGTGGGAACAGACCTTCAGGGAAACATCATGTTCTAATGCTGGACAACTAGTGAGGGGTCTCTAAAAACAACAGGTTTGTGTGCTCAAAAAATCCACCTACTGTTTGCTTGACCCCAAACCGTGACCGTCCAATAGTGGATTAGAAGGATCAGTTCATGACAAGCAAAGTTACCCACTGTGGGAATATGTTAGAAGCTACGTGCTTAATGCTTAGACTCCAGCAGCCCAAACCAAAATCACCTGAGACTGCATCGTGTATGCTAAACATATTGGGTACTTCTCCTCGGCAACACCTTCTTCATCTCATCCCTGGAGTCAATAAGCAGGTTAACTATACAATGACAGGCATTTTCTGTCAGCCTTTCACAAGCTTTCAATGACTTTGGCACTGGGATGCAGTAGAGGGTGCAGATTTCTTTTTCACACAAATTGTGTGTAGCTATTAAGTGCATTTTTAAACACATGTATGGTTCTCATTTTAACATAGGTTAGCAAGAGTCAATGAAACCAGCTGGTGACGGTGTTTCTGACCAACTTAAAGCTTAACTTTAATAGACTTAGAGTCTATGAAGCTTCGAGGACACCAAATGCACATCAGGGTACAACTGCACCAATGCCGACGGAAGAGATGCGGCTTGAGGAGGAATTTGCCGTGGCAACAAATTTCGGTTATGGGTACTTCGTTAGTTTCTGCCTAAATGAAAGTTTTCTGAGGTTATCTGACATTTTCAGGAAAAGAGTTGGTGTCGACAGGTTGGAAGTCACAGAAGGAATTATTTAAGGATTATGGATTATTTGAGGCATGGCATGTACGGCAAGGTATTTCTATTTATCACTTCCTGCTCATCATCACATGCATTCTTTTAACCACAGCTTCATCTCCTCACCCCTTCATCGTCATCTTCTGTCCTCATATGTTCAGCGATGTATCTCACTCCGTCTACTGCCTCCTCCACATCTGCGTCCCACTGATCAGCCGAAGGCCTCCGGAAGTCTGAAAACCCACCACCCCCATCTGGGACGTCGTCCACTTTCCAGCAAAACTTGTGTGCCAAGTCCTCATTCACGTAGAAAGAGTCGGCGTCTGTTCGGATGCCGCCGAGTCTGATGTTTGAATACTGCTTCTTGTCTGTTCCGCCCTGGGCGTTGTTTTTCCCGACCGCACTCCGGTTTGCGTACTTCCTGCAGAGTTTATCCCGGATGTTGGAAGGTCCCGGACGCCTCATGAAGAGGAAGTTGGGGAGGCGGACTAAGAAGAGGCGTTTGACCCAGTCGGGCATGTGGTGGGTAGACGGGGAGCGATGATGCACATTGAGGACACAGACGCTGGTCACAATGGAAAACGTGACCAGCACCATGGTGAACATCAAGTATTTACCTTtgagagggaaacaaaaagaaagttgtTAATTTTTGTTACCCTGTCCTTGATTTATACGGCATAATGTCAAACAAAGTCTCTAATAAAGGTCCTCTGTGGCTCCACCTCCATCGGTGCAACAGAATCATTCATTCAACACATTTGCTTTTGAACAGGCTCTTTGAAGGAGATATGAGAAAAGTCCCTTTGAGTGTAATCTGTCTATTTAATCTAGTAGCCCAGATGTTGACATATCTTGCGCCCTAAATGCACACTGCCGTAATAAGATGCAAATACATATGACTGACCTATGAGTGGCACTGCGAGAGAAGTCGGCGGCACTATCTTTGATATAAGCAGCAGGAACACAGTGAGAGCCAGCAGCACAGAGATGCACAACGTCATCTTCTCCCCGCAATCGGACGGCAGGTAGAACACCAGGATGGCCAGCGACGTGATCAGCACGCACGGGATGATCAGGTTAATGGTGTAAAACAGCGGCTTCCGCTTGATCACAAAATCATAGGATATATCCAAGTAGGTGATGTCATTGGGGTCCTCGTTTTTCCGCGCGGGGAGCGAGACGATGTCCCACTCGCCGCTGGGCGTGAAGTCGTCGCGGCTGGCGAAGTCGCTCGTGAGCATCAGGTCGAGTTCGGTGTGGTCGTAAGTCCACGAGCGGAACTTGAGAGTGCAGTTCTGCTGGTCGAAGGGGAAGTTCTGCACCTCGATGGCGCAGGCCGACTTGTAGATGGCTGGCGGGAGCCAGAAGATGTCGCCCGTGTTGGAGACCACAGCGTTGCAGTAGAAGGAAACCTCGTACACACCGTCAGCACTGGGAGACGTTGTGGGTGAGAGGTAGGATCAGAAAATGGATGGATTCAAAGCGTGCTGGTGCAATAACCACATGAATAAGACATATTTGAAGACAGAAGGCTCTTAAGGCAGCAGTGGAGACCTTTTCCCCTTCATTGTAACGATAATAATGACATATATTGAAAACCTCTCACAAAAACGGGCTTGGTAGAGTgagaacacaacatttttaCAGATGCTCTACTTGTTAAGCCCTGATGTACATCTTGGAAAACCTCTTAATGCTATAGAATAATATACCAGTAACTCCATTAAAAGTAATCCATTAATATGACGCCACCactacacatttaaaaacatgctGTAGTTGCATTCTTTCTACACACTGACTTTAGTGCAGTACAAAGATCCAGATCACCAGTATCCAATATGCAAAAGGTGTTCTTCTCTTCGGTGGGACGACCTGCACATACTTACTTGTTGTAGAGCACTATATCAGGGAGCCAGATGTGTTTGGATGGAATTCGTAGTTTCTTGATGCCTTCGTATTTAGCTGGGTCCCATCGAAGCCTGTAGTCATTCCACTCCTGCAGAGATGTTGAACCCCCTCCATTACTGACACCCACACATAGTGTGTGTTGAACACTGTATGTGCATTGCAAGGCTAGAAAGATTAGATTGTACCTGAAACAGCCACAAGTTAGTAGTCATTATCTGTTCTCTCTCGTTCTGCAAGAGAACATAAGTCAGCTTGTCATTCAATAGGCATCATTTCTAGAAAGAAATATCATCAGAATATAAATGGTTGGATTATTATAATGCATTCTACTGCTGGTGGATTTAGCAAAACACACTGTCAATGGCAAATAGCAAGGCAAATGTTTATGTGGAGGAAGCAAAATATCCCTTTCAAAATTTCCAAAATGTCCCAAAGTTAGATTTAATAGAGAGCTCAGTGTATTTTTTGCCTCAGTAAATATGTGTTGTCACGAAGCACACAAGGCATCCTGCGGGAATCAGACTGTGACACGAGGCCAAAGCGTTACATAATTCAAATGAACGATGGTTACTGCATTATAAGTTGTCTTGTTCTAACAGGAGAGATGTCAGACAACGTTGGCAAAGATGACAAGCATTGAATATAACTATATAGAAATAGGCTCTTTTACTTATGTAGACTATATAAGatgaatacacaaaaaaatgaaaacattacattgAGATTGTTCCATAACCAGTTAAAAGTAAATAACAATTCAACATATAACAACATTataaccacaaaaaaaatgttagccAGGCAATTTAAAGAACAatataataagaaaaaaaataattaattattagctttgatctttttttatatGTCGAATAATAACCATAACACTAAGTTTGTTTGTGATCCATTCAGGGGAGAACCAAAGAAACCGAGTTGCCAAAGTACGTCTGTGTTTGAATGAAAGCTGGCCAAACAAGTGTTACTTCCTACCAGCATCTACTTTGAACTTATGCAACAATACTTTTGACAAGCATGTCCATGAATTTAGGAAGAACCTGTGCAGTTGCCAGAAATTGTGAAACATGCAACATCAGCTAAGTTCACACTGCGCAGCCTTAGCTAAGACCCCATGTGAACTCCTTGCTAAATGTGTCACGGTTGCTCATCGTAATCACAGCTGCGTCCCAATACTTTTTTTAGAGTGTGTCaaaacttgtgtttttgtttatgaaACAATACTTACGACGCTGATGAGCTGCGACAAAGACACCTGTATGGAAATGGTGACCTGTTGGCTCTTATTGACAGCCGGTCTGATCAGTTTGTTGTAGCGCTCTGGACCCAGCAGGTAGTTCACCAGCCTCTCCTCTGCATTCTCTGCCCTGCTGCCTGCGGCCCAATCAGAACACAGAGAGCGGGAAAACATCTGGTTTTAAAAGAGCTACAAACCCATTTCCAACACAACCAATACAGGTGCCCTTGAATGTACTCCAGCAACAGTGTTAGAATGCAAAAATGTCCCCACATTATGTTTGCGtgcgttcgtgtgtgtgtgtgtgtgtgtgtgtgtgtgtgtgtgtgtgtgtgtgtgtgagacagatcCAAGCGTGGTATTCATAACAGCATGTTTTCAGTCCAGTGACACCATGAATGATGAACAATAAACAAGTTGAGTGTAAATAAAGTTAATTTACCAAAGGGCTGAATCATGTGTTCTGTTTAtaatgtgagtttgtgtgtgtgtgtgtgtgtgtgtgtgtgtgtgtgtgtgtgtgtgtgtgtgtgtgtgtgtgtgtgtgtgtgtgtgtgtgtgtgggtgccgTGTTGCAGTCTCACGTTTTACTGCAGGGTTTGagagcaaagaaacaaacaagaatCCAGTCATGCATCCATCACTGAAAGGATCCCTGAAgctctgtgtttcctcagccCTAAATTATTGGTTACGTAAAAGTGATCGTATGAATAAGTAACGAGCAAAATGCTTTTGACCCCATCTCCTGGCTTCCGTAGCCattatttctacattttcaaacaaactgACAGCAGCGTAGGGCGCATTTAATATGTGGGATGCTTCACCCCTCCTGTGCCACGTGAACCGTCTGTTTTCGTAAGAGAAGGCTGAGTGGGCAAAGGACATCTCCTTTTATTACAGTTCTCGGTTCTCTTAAGTCACTGTCAATGTTTTCAGCTATTATTCATTAGTTAAACTAAAGGCCAGCCTAACAGATGGAGGGCTTAATCACATTAGCATGAACATGTGTGGACACGGTTTTGAATGCAGGCAGAGAGTTGTTTTGTAAATACAGTATCTTGCATATACGTAAAGGGAAATACTACATGGTTATAATACCTGTATCAGAAAAATAAGGAAGGATAAGGAAAAGGAATATTTTTAATCCAAACGTggtaattacaaataaaaatacaaaaagattaaccaatatttatttaatttcagcaAGGGAGCGATAAGGAGCGGTCAAGGAGGTCTGGTGCTCTGCTCAAGGAGGTCATTTATTTCTAACTCCACACGTTATGCGGTTTATTTTCGTATTCACCGCCGTCAGATTCAACGCTCCTGGCTGTCTTAACTGACACTTAGGGCGATTTATCAGACTAGAAGTATTCCTCTAgagcaaggcaaggcaaggcaaggccattttatttgtatagcacttttcatacacaaggcagactcgaAGTGCTTCACAGGGCGACACAGAAGGGCCTACACAACCTACCAAGACCAGCAAAGAGACTTGAATGTGTAAAATGAATAGATTTGTCCGTTATGGCCTGGGATGCTATTTTTAAATCTCTAGGTTTTTCAGTTTCGGATGAAACACCGATGCCAGCTGGTGCCCGATGTCATTGCATAGCACAAGGCCGGGTCAAGTCTTCAAACACCCACAACAACATGCTGGAAGACACAGCAAAGTACTCTCTGCCTTCTAGATGTATTACATTGTTTAAATTATTCACACCTATATTCCGGGTTATCTTTTCCTTAATGGATGTTACAGTATTGCCCGACTGCTCTTGGTCAGAGCCCACTTGTTTTTATAGAGCATGACTACTGAAGGCTCTGATTTTGTTTCTGTCTCAATAATTTAGTCCTGTTGAAAGATAAGTCCAGCATACAAACTAAAGCAGAGTCTACAAGCTAATACAATTTTATGGGTTTAAGTTTGAAGCAGTAAACTTAGAAGGCATCCTGAATCAAGGTTAGTCGAAGCTCTTCTTCAAGGTTTACTCCAATTGTCCAAATGTTTTGCCTCAAAGATGGGTGAGGCTGCTTTCTTGGTGGTAAAAAATAGCTCTCAGTAAATTATTCAAAGAGCCCATCTGCTTTCACTCTTTTTCAAGTGTTTTAAAAGTATGATGACTACAGAGGTTTTTTTAAAACTGTCTCTGCAGCAAACATTGAGGGGTCCTTTGAGTTAGTTTCTTTCTTTAGTCTTGGAGGACTCAACCATTCATGAGACTCTTTGCACTATTGTAAATGTGATGCAACCGATAGGTAAGGAGGGTTGTGTGAGCTAATTTCCTCTGGGCTTTCCTAGCTAAAAAGAACTAAATATGCACGTGAACCTGAAACCCATATTTACACCATGATTACAACATTTCCTGTGATTACATGATTCCATGATTACCTCaagtgagtatttgtgtcacaCAGTCTACACCAGTTAGAGTTGCAGAAATTCAATGACTTATTTGGGCatatgcaaaaacaaaagcagcattttGTTTAATCGTCTCACATGAAATACTGAACGCAAAGTATCGTTTCAAATAATGTTGCTCAGGATTTAATTACTAGTTAATAAAAAAAGTGCCACCGGTAATGTGACCCCCCCTGTGCATGCtgaacattacattattttacCTTCAgctaaattatttattaatttatttcactCAGACCTCATCTCAACCTCCTCTGCCCCCCTTGAGTGTGTGAGGGAATCAGAGAGTAAGCACGAGAGACGATTCTTCTTTGTGAGAGACGTTTTCGTCACATACGTGAGTAAATGTGTTCTCACTAGTGATATTGTCCCTGCGCACACGCTTAAAAATCAGTACTGGGTGATTCACAGGGACTTGACAGCCAATGGCAACTGCTGCAATCGTCATGTGTCAATAAAGTTTTGCTGCTTTTGGATTAATGAGTTTCACTGAGCTGAACGGATCCCGTCGTGTTTTATTACATACgcgttgtatttgtatttgtactgtAGTAGTGGCCAAGTTGTGCACacatcagcaccacggacagcggcATATTGTTTGAGCCGACGTGCAGCTGCTGCCCACAGACTCTTATTTTACTACTTAACCTCACTTATACACACATCCAAACTCTGGCAGGTGTAAGGCAATGACTTACCTGTTTGCGAGAGAATGAAGAGCAGGAGAACCGTGTTGGCAGACATCTCTTGTCTGCTTCCTTGGACAAAGTTGCTACTTTGTTATATTCTCCTCGAGAATATAATGAGATGTGGATAGCCTCGGTCAACAGGGTCCATGTACGGTGCCGGTGATCAAGGCTCTTGTTTCTGTGCCTCTCTGCGCTGGTTTGACGCGCACCTGCTTCGGTTCGTCGTCCTTCGCCACGAGTATTCAGCCGCGCAAAAAGGAGCACAGCCGTGACAACTTCTAAAACACACTAAACGGGTAATTTGGTGCCAGTGTTTATTTGCCAAACATTACATGATGGTCCATTTGCATAGATGACTACTGGAAGAACTGGGATGCCCATTTCCCACCGTCGCCTCAGCCTCAAACCATCCGCATCTTTAAACCGCTGTCAATCGAAATCCAGCGGTGAAAGTTAATGTAAAGGCTGCTGTCTTCccgccgtctcccccccccaaaaaaatatgtTCGCTCCCTCATCCGCGGAGGAAATCAGCGGCGCTCACCTGCGCACAGTTGGCTCGCTCCTCCGATGAAGCGCGTACTCGCAGTGCGCACAGAAAGTGCAGCGCGCGCTAACGAGGAGCGAGcgcctcggtgtgtgtgtgtgtgtgtgtgttacccccCGGGGGCAACTACGCAGACACCGGGGACGGATTACTACTAAAGTCTGCGGGGCCCGGGAGGAGAAGCCGGGGGGAGAAGCAGGATGTTGCGGGTTgcggtgaggggggagagagggggggggggggggggggattcatgtCATGGTttgagctgatgttcagcagtCAGTTCTGGGTGGCCTCCGTTCTTCTGTCGGGGGAACAGAGAGGACACTCACGTGACCACAGCGCATGCCCGAAAATATGTACCCATCTGATTTGTTTCATCATAAGAAACAGTCGATTTTAATCTAatttaaaagctgaaatgtatatatatatatatatactaccaGTCAAAAGTTGGGATacaatgtgtccaaactttatttatctttttgcaTTCTGCAAAAACATTATCTATGTGCATATGCAATGTACTTATTACATGTGATCGTttgagtattttattttattcacccCACCAGCCAGAGCAGCTGTTGTACCGATAACAGATGATAATAATTTAAATCAGACGTTATTCAACTTTTCCTTGAATTGTCAgatatatgtacagtatattaaaTCTTACATATCATAGAACCAATCGCAAGCATTCAGGGACAGAACCCGGGAGGAAACTTGTCATTCCGTTTCTTGCTCAAAGACACTTGCAGACAGGGGGAGACAGGCATCAAGATGATGAACCGGTGGTTATAGAGATTCTTGCTCTACCCACTGAGCAGTGGGCATCCCATATCTGTTTGATCCCCCGTAACAGCAACATGCCAAATCTTCAGGGAGCAACACATTACACACAGGCCCCGTGCATCGGGATAAATAAGAACTAGTATCCAAAAACTTGGAAAGTCTTCCcacaaatcatttaaataacatAAATGTCTTGAAATGCCATTTACATCTTTACCTTGCGGAAAATCCACTATCTATGGCACGTGCTTTTCATTTCAATACTGCCGTCTTCTACTTCACAGAGAAGTATGTTCTTAGTGTCTGTGTAATCGACATTTCAAGTTTCCAAAGTTACAAACTGGTCCAGAGGTCCAAATATAATCTGGCTCATCTGTAAATTTCTTGAACTTTGATGTAAGGTAACAAAAGGAGAATGTTCCCCCTCTTGCAGATGTGTGTGAGAACAGCCTTCCACTTTGAAATTCCAGACGTATTCAAGGTCAAACATCAAGGTTAAGTCACAACATGCAAAACACAATTTTAGAGCAGAGGGAGGCTTTAATAAcaatataaatgttatttatcTTATGCACCTGCAGGCTTCAGGTTGCCTCTAATTTTCTTTGATTTtggaatattttacattaaaacgTATGGAATGGGTTCTGTTAAAAGACACTCCTCTAATTAGGAGCAAATACCTCCAGATTATCTTACCATCCCACATGCTCTACAATGAAAGGTCTCGGCTTTGTGAGACTTTTTTTCAGTAGCTGGAGCAGGTGCACACGGCTATGATTTGCCCTCTCACTAAGAGGAGAATCATGTCGTACGCCACTCTTCTGCAGAAGCCACagtggaaggagagaaagaatcAGGTGTGAAGGCAATAACGAGGAGAAGACGTGAAAAGGCAGCGCTGCTTTTTAGACATCTCTGCTTGTTGCTCATGAATAACTCATTGCATTACTCGGCTGCGTGACAGCGGCATGCATGGATTCCTCCTGACCACGCTTACATTCAATGCACAAGCAGAATAGGTGAAAAAAATAACCGTATCCTCATTTTGTTTAACCCCTCCCTCAAAAATGGAAAATTAAGCCCATTTTCgtaatttaaattattaaaatatgacATGGCCCAGTGGCTTTTTCAATATGCTATAATGGAAATTGGTGTCTGCTTTAGAGAAGTGAACCGGCACGAGGGC
The sequence above is a segment of the Gasterosteus aculeatus chromosome 9, fGasAcu3.hap1.1, whole genome shotgun sequence genome. Coding sequences within it:
- the LOC120825371 gene encoding neuronal acetylcholine receptor subunit beta-2 yields the protein MSANTVLLLFILSQTGSRAENAEERLVNYLLGPERYNKLIRPAVNKSQQVTISIQVSLSQLISVNEREQIMTTNLWLFQEWNDYRLRWDPAKYEGIKKLRIPSKHIWLPDIVLYNNADGVYEVSFYCNAVVSNTGDIFWLPPAIYKSACAIEVQNFPFDQQNCTLKFRSWTYDHTELDLMLTSDFASRDDFTPSGEWDIVSLPARKNEDPNDITYLDISYDFVIKRKPLFYTINLIIPCVLITSLAILVFYLPSDCGEKMTLCISVLLALTVFLLLISKIVPPTSLAVPLIGKYLMFTMVLVTFSIVTSVCVLNVHHRSPSTHHMPDWVKRLFLVRLPNFLFMRRPGPSNIRDKLCRKYANRSAVGKNNAQGGTDKKQYSNIRLGGIRTDADSFYVNEDLAHKFCWKVDDVPDGGGGFSDFRRPSADQWDADVEEAVDGVRYIAEHMRTEDDDEGIIEDWKYVAMVIDRLFLWIFILVCLVGTLGLFMQPLFQSYNVPTADDAEYGDF